A stretch of Mesorhizobium sp. M2A.F.Ca.ET.046.03.2.1 DNA encodes these proteins:
- a CDS encoding PIG-L deacetylase family protein, translating into MKILALGAHPDDIEIFMFGTLAAYAAQGAELNFAIATDGARGGTGDPAALARLRRKEAAKAAGLLGVEPRFLDFPDGELVADAAFIAALKALIGEVKPDLAITHAPYDYHGDHRALSDGVRIAASFTVPVLHADTLGGTGFSPTHYVEISQHWEIKAEAIRAHQSQGPEHYVHRARLQNEFRAGQCNGASGALAEAFRFEPIFPFADIRALLPPAPAIRPVMASPSPATGAS; encoded by the coding sequence GTGAAGATACTGGCGCTGGGCGCCCATCCCGACGACATCGAGATATTCATGTTCGGTACGCTGGCCGCCTATGCCGCGCAAGGCGCAGAGCTCAATTTTGCGATAGCCACTGATGGTGCCAGGGGCGGTACGGGCGACCCGGCGGCGCTCGCCCGCTTGCGGCGCAAGGAAGCGGCCAAGGCGGCAGGGCTGCTCGGCGTCGAGCCGCGCTTCCTCGACTTTCCCGACGGCGAACTCGTCGCCGATGCCGCGTTCATTGCGGCGCTGAAGGCGCTGATCGGCGAGGTGAAGCCCGACCTCGCGATCACCCATGCGCCCTATGATTATCACGGTGACCACCGCGCGCTGTCCGACGGCGTGCGCATCGCGGCGTCCTTCACGGTGCCGGTGCTGCATGCCGACACGCTCGGCGGCACCGGTTTTTCACCGACGCATTATGTCGAGATCTCGCAGCATTGGGAGATCAAGGCTGAAGCGATCCGGGCGCACCAGTCGCAAGGCCCCGAGCACTATGTGCACCGGGCGCGCCTGCAGAACGAGTTTCGCGCCGGCCAGTGCAACGGCGCCTCTGGCGCGCTGGCCGAGGCTTTCCGCTTCGAGCCTATTTTCCCCTTCGCCGACATACGCGCGCTGTTGCCGCCGGCGCCGGCGATCCGGCCAGTGATGGCAAGCCCCAGCCCTGCCACCGGGGCCAGCTGA